Proteins encoded together in one Marispirochaeta sp. window:
- a CDS encoding AraC family transcriptional regulator has protein sequence MKNYHASLNTLCRPYLETITLYSYILNIDYIDRFNEATVEFPHCHHQYYEIYYVEQGTLSLMVNGEVHNLPAGCFAILSPGIQHGSLYRPTIMKNYFVIIFNFYQKNCIRSVESGTKYEEAHIGAFMQMMREEKFLVCEDRYNVKKYLEILTNEITEKRFGWEFIVRSKYVEMITLLLRNFLQVKKLDINTKVTNLAVVITKFMHGNYEKPITITDIAEEFGISKRHVVRVFQEYFGTSPSRTLTLYRLNYAKNYLIETDYSLSIIAERVGLSSASTLSKLFKENEGLTITQYREALQTAVS, from the coding sequence GTGAAAAATTATCATGCATCTCTGAATACGCTTTGCCGTCCTTATCTGGAGACTATAACGTTATACAGTTATATTCTAAATATTGATTATATTGACCGGTTTAACGAGGCAACTGTTGAGTTTCCGCATTGTCATCATCAATACTATGAGATCTACTACGTGGAACAGGGTACTTTAAGTTTAATGGTAAATGGAGAAGTGCATAATTTACCTGCCGGGTGTTTTGCTATTTTATCACCAGGTATTCAGCATGGTTCACTTTATCGACCGACAATTATGAAGAACTATTTTGTTATCATATTCAATTTTTACCAGAAGAATTGCATTCGGAGCGTGGAATCTGGTACAAAATATGAGGAAGCACATATAGGTGCTTTTATGCAAATGATGCGTGAAGAGAAGTTTCTTGTTTGCGAAGATCGGTACAATGTAAAGAAATATCTCGAAATACTGACTAATGAGATCACGGAAAAAAGATTTGGTTGGGAGTTTATTGTACGCTCCAAATATGTCGAAATGATAACATTGTTGTTAAGGAATTTTCTCCAGGTTAAAAAACTTGACATAAATACAAAGGTGACGAATCTTGCGGTAGTTATAACAAAATTTATGCATGGGAACTATGAGAAACCGATAACTATCACTGATATTGCAGAAGAGTTCGGTATTTCTAAGAGACATGTTGTAAGGGTGTTTCAAGAATATTTTGGAACAAGTCCAAGTCGAACACTTACTCTTTATCGCCTGAATTATGCAAAAAACTATTTAATAGAAACTGATTATTCATTGTCCATCATAGCTGAACGTGTTGGCTTATCTTCTGCAAGTACATTATCCAAATTATTCAAAGAGAACGAAGGTCTTACAATAACTCAGTACAGAGAGGCTCTGCAAACAGCTGTTTCGTGA
- a CDS encoding IS3 family transposase, translating to MIDPNHPELSIAQQCRTLEVTRSSYYRKGRDMRTETDLEDLTVILEYHKKVPFYGYRKVSRVLLPEHPHLTRKRVRRLMKRFGLRALYPGPNLSKARNDHKKYPYLLRGKQIRHPNQVWASDITYIGLPQGHVYLVAIVDLYSRKVLSWRLSNSMDPSFCVAALQEAIETYGVPAIFNTDQGSQFTSRAYLSVLEEHQVEISMDGVGRALDNVYVERLWRSLKYEDIYLRSYESMVELHHGIEHYFTFYNTERLHQSLEYRTPEEMHQSFATENPLPLAA from the coding sequence ATGATTGATCCGAACCATCCCGAGCTGAGCATAGCGCAGCAGTGTCGTACTCTTGAGGTCACTCGGAGCTCCTACTACCGCAAAGGCCGAGATATGCGAACAGAGACGGATCTGGAGGATCTCACAGTCATCCTGGAGTATCACAAGAAGGTCCCCTTTTACGGCTATCGCAAAGTATCACGAGTGCTGTTACCTGAGCATCCTCACCTGACCAGAAAACGAGTCAGGCGGCTGATGAAGCGTTTTGGACTGCGGGCATTATATCCTGGGCCAAATCTGAGCAAGGCACGCAACGATCACAAGAAATATCCGTATTTGTTGCGCGGTAAGCAAATACGGCATCCCAATCAGGTTTGGGCCAGTGATATCACCTATATTGGTCTTCCGCAGGGGCACGTCTATCTGGTGGCTATAGTGGATCTGTACTCTCGTAAGGTCTTGAGCTGGCGGCTTTCGAATAGCATGGATCCGTCATTCTGTGTTGCCGCGCTGCAGGAGGCGATCGAGACCTATGGGGTCCCGGCGATCTTTAACACGGATCAGGGTAGCCAGTTCACAAGCAGGGCCTACCTGTCGGTGTTGGAAGAACACCAGGTGGAGATCAGCATGGACGGCGTTGGCCGCGCACTGGACAATGTGTATGTCGAACGACTGTGGCGCTCATTGAAATATGAGGATATCTACCTGCGGTCATATGAGAGCATGGTGGAATTACATCATGGGATTGAACACTACTTCACGTTCTACAACACCGAACGGCTACACCAGTCGCTGGAGTACAGGACACCGGAAGAGATGCATCAATCATTCGCTACGGAGAACCCGCTGCCGTTGGCAGCGTAG
- a CDS encoding transposase → MRKSYNTAFKSKVALEAIKEQETIQQIALKYDVHPNQVSQWKKQLPDNLPATFERPNKKREEERRLEQERDQLLRTVGELTVVNEFLKKKHREYYGKDPE, encoded by the coding sequence ATGAGGAAGAGCTACAACACCGCATTCAAATCGAAAGTGGCACTTGAGGCTATCAAGGAGCAGGAGACCATACAGCAGATTGCACTTAAATACGATGTGCATCCGAACCAGGTATCGCAGTGGAAAAAGCAGCTGCCGGACAATCTTCCTGCGACTTTCGAGCGTCCTAATAAGAAGCGAGAAGAGGAGCGCAGGCTTGAGCAGGAGCGTGACCAACTGCTGCGAACTGTTGGAGAACTGACAGTTGTGAACGAATTTCTCAAAAAAAAACACCGCGAGTATTACGGGAAAGATCCGGAATGA
- a CDS encoding SDR family oxidoreductase, translated as MTTEFENFSLDFFNLDGKVAIITGANQGLGLAYAVALAKAGADLFIPHYTDDISDVKKLVQKEGRSVTFLQGDLTDKEYIQKIVDKCLADYGRIDILINNAGASAFAPFAEYPDRYWEMCINLDLNAVYYLSHAVAMVMMKQKSGKIINVGSALSYTADKHCPPYATAKTGIIGLTRVFANELGSYNIQTNTISPGFLATEVNAELRKDPAFYNKITNRIAAGRWGEMEDLMGTIVYLSSRASDYVNGWDISVDGGFTTTL; from the coding sequence ATGACAACTGAGTTTGAAAACTTCTCGCTGGATTTTTTTAATCTTGATGGAAAGGTTGCGATTATCACCGGAGCGAACCAGGGCCTTGGACTTGCATATGCGGTAGCTCTGGCAAAAGCAGGCGCTGATCTCTTCATTCCGCATTATACGGACGATATTTCTGACGTGAAAAAACTGGTACAGAAAGAGGGGCGGAGTGTTACTTTTCTGCAGGGAGATCTTACAGATAAGGAGTACATTCAGAAAATTGTGGATAAATGCCTGGCTGACTATGGAAGAATTGACATTCTAATCAATAACGCCGGAGCCAGTGCCTTTGCTCCTTTTGCTGAATACCCGGATAGATACTGGGAGATGTGTATTAACCTTGACCTGAATGCTGTTTACTATCTTTCGCATGCAGTCGCAATGGTAATGATGAAGCAGAAGAGCGGGAAAATCATTAATGTCGGATCTGCATTATCGTATACAGCAGATAAGCATTGCCCCCCGTACGCAACTGCAAAAACAGGGATTATTGGTCTTACGCGTGTTTTTGCCAATGAATTGGGTAGTTACAACATTCAAACAAACACAATTTCTCCTGGTTTCCTGGCAACTGAAGTAAATGCTGAATTGCGTAAAGATCCTGCTTTTTATAATAAGATTACCAATAGAATTGCGGCTGGACGATGGGGTGAGATGGAAGATTTGATGGGCACCATAGTCTATCTCTCCAGCAGGGCCTCTGATTATGTGAACGGTTGGGATATAAGTGTTGATGGAGGATTTACTACTACTTTATAA
- a CDS encoding transketolase C-terminal domain-containing protein has translation MAVKTTYDFDQMLSSAREAYGEELLRMADESVDFVFTYSDNVAPSTAAGKMVAKYPDRCFNFGIAEPNQVGASAGLALAGHMVFAQVFGPFLPLRSADQIHTDIAYNDVNVRLIGTHSGVTAGGGPTHNDIADLALYRAIPNLTICVPADAGQCKKVIRASMDHDGPMIIRIDRAGSANVYADDDYEFDIGKAIETISGNDVTIISTGSNIYECMMAAKQLKSDGISAGILDMHTIKPLDKSAIIRFAEKTGAVLTVEDHSVNGGLGGAVAEVLCEHGYTGKFKILGMPDAFSVLGSPDDIYKYYGLDRIGIAQTVHELLRR, from the coding sequence ATGGCTGTAAAAACTACATATGACTTTGATCAGATGTTATCGAGTGCTCGTGAGGCATATGGTGAAGAGTTGTTGAGAATGGCCGATGAAAGTGTTGATTTCGTCTTTACCTATAGTGATAATGTTGCTCCGTCGACAGCGGCGGGAAAGATGGTAGCCAAGTATCCAGATCGTTGTTTTAATTTCGGTATTGCTGAACCCAATCAGGTTGGAGCTTCCGCCGGTTTGGCTCTGGCTGGGCATATGGTATTTGCACAAGTTTTCGGACCCTTCCTGCCACTGCGGTCGGCTGATCAAATACATACAGACATAGCATATAATGATGTTAACGTTCGTTTGATCGGTACCCATTCCGGTGTTACTGCCGGTGGTGGACCCACTCATAATGATATTGCAGATCTGGCACTGTATCGGGCAATACCAAATCTGACTATTTGTGTGCCCGCTGACGCCGGGCAATGCAAAAAGGTAATCCGGGCATCGATGGATCACGATGGTCCGATGATAATTAGAATTGACAGGGCTGGTTCAGCCAACGTTTATGCGGATGACGATTATGAATTCGATATTGGTAAAGCGATCGAGACTATCAGCGGAAATGATGTGACTATTATTTCTACAGGTTCGAATATCTACGAATGCATGATGGCTGCAAAGCAGCTGAAGAGTGATGGTATCAGTGCCGGGATTCTGGATATGCATACCATCAAACCTCTGGATAAATCAGCTATAATTCGATTTGCTGAAAAAACAGGAGCAGTGTTAACCGTCGAAGATCACTCGGTTAATGGAGGCCTTGGTGGCGCTGTTGCGGAAGTTTTGTGTGAGCATGGTTATACGGGTAAGTTTAAGATACTTGGTATGCCTGATGCTTTTTCAGTGTTAGGAAGTCCTGACGATATCTATAAATACTATGGACTTGATCGAATTGGTATTGCACAAACCGTACATGAACTCCTGAGAAGATAG